From Vogesella sp. XCS3, the proteins below share one genomic window:
- a CDS encoding GNAT family N-acetyltransferase, with the protein MLPIVTARLRLREFVLADAPFVLQLLNDPDFIRFIADKQVRTLQQAQQYLVDGPLASYAANGFGLWCVERMSDGQPLGMCGLIRRHNVPDVDVGYAFMPAARGYGYAVEAAAAARAYGLGELALPRVVGFIDPANRASARVLLAIGLQSQGLVAFPGVEGDTELFA; encoded by the coding sequence ATGCTTCCTATTGTTACTGCCCGTTTACGCTTGCGCGAGTTTGTGCTCGCCGATGCACCTTTTGTCTTGCAGCTGCTGAATGATCCTGACTTCATCCGCTTTATTGCCGACAAGCAGGTCCGCACGCTGCAGCAGGCGCAGCAATACCTGGTTGATGGCCCCTTGGCCAGCTATGCGGCCAACGGTTTTGGCCTGTGGTGCGTCGAGCGCATGTCTGATGGCCAGCCTTTGGGGATGTGTGGCCTGATCCGCCGCCATAACGTGCCGGATGTCGACGTAGGCTACGCCTTTATGCCTGCGGCGCGTGGCTATGGTTATGCCGTAGAAGCTGCTGCTGCGGCGCGGGCTTACGGCCTGGGCGAGCTGGCTTTGCCGCGCGTGGTCGGTTTTATCGACCCGGCGAATCGTGCCTCCGCTCGCGTGTTGCTGGCGATCGGTTTGCAGTCGCAGGGGCTGGTCGCGTTTCCCGGTGTAGAGGGTGATACCGAATTATTTGCCTGA
- a CDS encoding nitronate monooxygenase, with protein sequence MRCLDDFRLHLAGKDLVPIMQGGMGVDISTAALALEVARLGGIGHISDAMLPTVADRRYDTKYVKNKLKQYKFNVENADKSVVKFDLDEVAESTRLHVEATMKAKQGDGLIFINCMEKLTMNAPKDTLRVRMRAAMDAGIDGITLAAGLHLGSFALIEDHPRFHEVQLGIIVSSLRALQLFLKKTARTKRLPDYIVIEGPLAGGHLGFGMDWQDYHLETILVEIRDWMQAEGLSIPLIAAGGVFTGADAVRMMELGAQGVQVATRFTVTHECGLPDKIKQEYFRASEEDIEVNQLSPTGYPMRMIKQCPAIGDGIRPNCEAYGYLLDASGSCQYIEAYNRAVAAHPGERRVKVMDKTCLCTHMRNFDCWTCGHYTYRLKDTTHRLADGSYQVLSAEHVFRDYQFSKEGVALPAQAS encoded by the coding sequence ATGCGTTGTCTGGATGATTTCCGTCTGCACCTTGCGGGCAAGGATCTGGTGCCCATCATGCAAGGTGGCATGGGTGTGGATATTTCTACTGCAGCCTTGGCGCTGGAAGTAGCCCGCCTGGGTGGTATCGGCCACATTTCCGATGCCATGTTGCCTACCGTGGCAGACCGTCGCTATGACACCAAATACGTGAAGAACAAGCTCAAACAGTACAAGTTCAACGTAGAAAATGCTGACAAGTCGGTCGTGAAGTTCGACCTGGACGAAGTAGCCGAGTCAACCCGGCTGCACGTCGAGGCCACCATGAAAGCCAAGCAGGGCGATGGGCTGATTTTCATCAACTGCATGGAAAAGCTCACCATGAATGCCCCCAAGGACACGCTGCGTGTGCGCATGCGTGCTGCCATGGACGCCGGCATTGACGGCATTACCCTGGCTGCGGGCCTGCACCTGGGCTCTTTTGCACTGATCGAAGACCACCCGCGTTTCCACGAAGTGCAGCTGGGCATCATCGTATCGTCGCTGCGAGCTTTGCAGCTGTTCCTGAAGAAAACTGCCCGCACCAAGCGTTTGCCGGACTACATCGTGATCGAAGGCCCGCTGGCAGGTGGCCACCTGGGCTTCGGCATGGACTGGCAGGACTACCATCTGGAAACTATCCTGGTAGAAATCCGCGACTGGATGCAGGCCGAAGGCCTGAGCATTCCGCTGATCGCAGCCGGTGGTGTGTTTACCGGTGCCGACGCGGTACGCATGATGGAGCTGGGTGCGCAGGGTGTGCAAGTTGCTACCCGCTTTACCGTGACGCACGAATGCGGCCTGCCGGACAAGATCAAGCAGGAATACTTCCGCGCTAGCGAAGAAGACATCGAGGTCAACCAGCTGTCGCCTACCGGCTACCCGATGCGCATGATCAAGCAGTGCCCCGCCATTGGCGACGGTATCCGCCCGAACTGCGAAGCCTACGGCTACCTGCTGGATGCCAGCGGCAGCTGCCAGTACATCGAAGCCTATAACCGTGCCGTGGCCGCGCACCCGGGCGAGCGCCGCGTGAAGGTAATGGACAAGACCTGCCTGTGTACCCATATGCGCAATTTCGATTGCTGGACTTGTGGCCACTACACCTACCGCCTGAAGGACACCACGCACCGTCTGGCGGATGGTAGCTATCAGGTGCTGAGCGCCGAGCACGTATTCCGCGATTACCAGTTCAGCAAGGAAGGCGTGGCGCTGCCCGCACAGGCCAGCTAA
- a CDS encoding sulfite exporter TauE/SafE family protein gives MLHRLRRHWTTYSLLAVLASAGLLHLAGTLHLGDTARQALLAASGWTNDPLFWTFIAIGFMAQIIDGALGMAYGVTANTALMSAGVPPAAASAGIHLTEIFTTGASGLAHLKFGNIDRQLFKRLVIPGVVGGVAGAAVLAFVDVSIIKPVVSAYLLLMGIYILLKARQQLADRGQPKRIAPLAFLGGALDSIGGGGWGPVVTTSLIGRGGAPRTVIGSVNAAEFFLSVAGAASFAVFIGVFEQLELIAGLVIGGMIAAPLAAWTTHYLPARALMTVVGLLISGLSIWNLYKALA, from the coding sequence ATGCTGCACCGACTGCGCCGCCACTGGACTACCTACTCGCTACTAGCCGTACTGGCCAGCGCCGGCCTGTTGCACCTGGCCGGCACGCTGCACCTGGGTGATACAGCGCGACAGGCGCTGCTAGCCGCCAGCGGCTGGACGAACGACCCGCTGTTCTGGACGTTCATCGCCATTGGTTTTATGGCACAAATTATTGATGGCGCACTCGGCATGGCCTATGGCGTTACCGCCAATACCGCACTGATGTCAGCGGGTGTGCCACCTGCCGCCGCCAGCGCCGGCATCCACCTGACAGAGATTTTTACCACCGGCGCATCCGGCCTGGCGCACCTGAAATTCGGCAATATCGACCGCCAGCTGTTCAAGCGCCTGGTGATACCCGGTGTAGTGGGCGGGGTAGCGGGCGCTGCCGTGCTCGCCTTTGTTGATGTAAGCATCATCAAACCGGTGGTATCGGCCTATCTGCTACTAATGGGTATCTATATTTTGCTGAAAGCGCGCCAGCAGCTGGCGGATCGCGGCCAACCCAAGCGCATTGCCCCGCTGGCGTTTCTGGGCGGCGCACTGGATTCCATCGGCGGTGGCGGCTGGGGCCCGGTGGTGACCACGTCGCTGATCGGCCGCGGCGGCGCACCCCGCACGGTGATTGGCTCGGTAAATGCGGCGGAGTTTTTCCTGTCGGTAGCGGGTGCCGCGTCGTTTGCCGTGTTTATCGGTGTATTCGAGCAGCTGGAGCTGATTGCCGGCCTGGTGATCGGTGGCATGATCGCCGCCCCGTTGGCTGCGTGGACTACGCACTACCTGCCGGCGCGCGCACTGATGACAGTGGTAGGCCTGCTGATCAGCGGCTTGTCGATCTGGAATCTGTACAAAGCGTTAGCCTGA
- a CDS encoding MarC family protein — translation MTPMMSLFVSKFLFVAAALLPIINPPGLVPFFISLTAHNSQPQRAFLARRIAIYCFLLLLGSMYIGGFVLSFFGVSLPVVQLSGGLLITFAAWRMLNDAPAEASPGVEKIENREILKQRAFYPLTFPLTVGPGSISVAITVGASLSSAGRGLEKFAVAPLAAVAAVAAISVLTWWCLTHADKLMRYLGRTGSVVFLRLTAFILLCLGVQIIWEGFSGLVEPLLKSIGK, via the coding sequence ATGACCCCGATGATGTCGCTGTTTGTCAGCAAGTTCCTGTTTGTGGCAGCCGCCTTGCTGCCCATCATCAACCCGCCCGGCCTGGTGCCTTTCTTTATCTCGCTGACCGCGCACAATAGCCAGCCGCAGCGGGCGTTTCTGGCGCGCCGTATTGCCATTTACTGCTTCTTGTTGCTGCTGGGCAGTATGTACATCGGTGGCTTTGTGCTGAGCTTTTTTGGCGTGTCGCTACCCGTGGTACAGCTATCGGGCGGCTTGCTGATTACCTTTGCTGCCTGGCGCATGCTGAACGATGCGCCGGCGGAGGCGTCGCCCGGTGTCGAGAAAATCGAAAACCGCGAGATACTGAAGCAGCGCGCTTTCTACCCGCTGACTTTCCCGCTGACGGTAGGCCCTGGCTCGATTTCTGTTGCCATCACCGTGGGCGCATCGCTCAGTAGCGCGGGCCGTGGCCTGGAAAAATTTGCTGTGGCACCGTTGGCCGCTGTTGCTGCGGTGGCGGCTATCAGCGTGCTGACCTGGTGGTGCTTGACCCATGCCGACAAGCTGATGCGCTATCTGGGGCGTACCGGCTCGGTAGTGTTCCTGCGCCTGACCGCTTTTATTCTGCTGTGTCTGGGTGTGCAGATCATCTGGGAAGGCTTCTCTGGCCTGGTGGAGCCGCTGCTCAAGAGCATCGGCAAGTAA
- a CDS encoding SemiSWEET transporter, with product MTTDLLGYIAAFLTTTSFLPQVIRTLRTGDTRSISFAMYLMLVAGVATWLAYGLRLGALPIVLANGITLLLASIILVMKWREIRAGRKKS from the coding sequence ATGACCACAGACCTGCTGGGCTATATTGCCGCCTTTCTCACCACCACCAGTTTTCTGCCGCAAGTTATCCGCACCCTGCGTACCGGCGATACCCGCAGCATCTCATTCGCCATGTATCTGATGCTGGTAGCCGGCGTGGCCACCTGGCTGGCTTACGGCTTGCGGCTGGGAGCGCTGCCTATTGTGCTGGCCAATGGCATTACCCTGTTGCTGGCGTCCATCATCCTGGTGATGAAATGGCGCGAAATACGTGCAGGCCGGAAAAAATCATGA
- a CDS encoding TSUP family transporter, whose translation MFTLAFLCVFAFLAGLIDAAVGGGGLIQIPALFNALPQVSVATLFGTNKMSSAVGTVFAARSYLKRVTIPWRLVLPAAAAAFVMSFAGAAAVSYIPPQYMRPLVLVLLIVMAVYTFRKKQLGAVHEPVAIGRREMLVGLAIGGGIGFYDGLFGPGTGSFLMFLFVRFFAFDFLHASASAKVVNLATNVAALCFFIPSGNVLFGYAVPMAVCNVLGALVGSWLAMRKGAGFVRVLFLVLVSVLICKLAYDMVLA comes from the coding sequence ATGTTTACGCTGGCTTTCTTGTGCGTGTTTGCTTTTCTGGCAGGCCTGATCGATGCCGCGGTCGGCGGTGGCGGGCTTATCCAGATCCCGGCGCTGTTCAATGCGCTGCCGCAGGTGTCGGTGGCGACGCTGTTTGGTACCAATAAAATGTCATCGGCGGTGGGCACGGTGTTTGCCGCACGTTCTTATCTGAAGCGGGTGACCATTCCGTGGCGGCTGGTGTTGCCGGCCGCTGCGGCCGCCTTTGTCATGTCTTTTGCCGGTGCGGCTGCGGTGAGCTATATCCCGCCGCAGTATATGCGCCCGCTGGTGTTGGTGTTGCTGATCGTGATGGCGGTCTACACCTTTCGCAAGAAGCAGCTGGGCGCCGTGCACGAGCCGGTAGCGATTGGCCGGCGCGAGATGCTGGTGGGGCTAGCCATCGGCGGGGGGATCGGTTTTTACGATGGTCTGTTTGGCCCGGGTACGGGTAGCTTTCTGATGTTTTTGTTCGTACGTTTTTTTGCGTTCGACTTCCTGCATGCATCCGCTTCGGCCAAGGTGGTGAACCTGGCGACCAACGTGGCGGCGCTGTGCTTCTTTATCCCCAGTGGCAATGTGCTGTTTGGCTACGCCGTGCCCATGGCGGTGTGCAATGTACTGGGGGCGCTGGTAGGCAGCTGGCTGGCCATGCGCAAGGGTGCGGGGTTTGTGCGTGTGCTGTTCCTGGTGCTGGTGAGCGTACTCATTTGCAAGCTGGCTTACGATATGGTGCTGGCCTGA
- a CDS encoding TerC family protein, translating into MFEMMGQSTFWISVLQIIAIDILLGGDNAVVIALACRSLPENLRKKGIFWGVVGAIGLRVVLIAFALQILDIPFLKLVGGLLLLWIGMKLLVGEDDDGHDVDGSAHLWGAVKTIIVADAVMSIDNVIAVAGASGGHMPLVVFGIVISIPIIVWGSQIVMKLMDRFPLVITLGGGLLGWIGGSMLVSDKGLTNFIGTLPGWSHQVAGAVGAALVVITGTVLAKRKAATVSAE; encoded by the coding sequence ATGTTTGAAATGATGGGTCAGAGTACCTTCTGGATTTCTGTGCTGCAGATTATCGCCATTGATATTCTGCTGGGCGGTGATAATGCAGTCGTTATCGCATTGGCTTGCCGCAGCCTGCCAGAAAACCTGCGCAAAAAAGGTATTTTCTGGGGCGTGGTAGGTGCCATTGGCCTGCGCGTAGTGCTGATCGCGTTTGCATTGCAGATTCTGGATATTCCGTTCCTCAAGCTGGTAGGTGGCTTGCTACTGCTGTGGATCGGTATGAAGCTGCTGGTGGGCGAGGATGACGATGGCCACGACGTAGACGGCAGTGCCCACCTGTGGGGCGCGGTAAAAACCATTATCGTGGCCGATGCCGTGATGAGTATCGACAACGTGATTGCCGTGGCAGGTGCGTCCGGTGGCCATATGCCGCTGGTGGTGTTCGGTATCGTGATCAGCATCCCTATCATTGTGTGGGGCAGCCAGATCGTGATGAAACTGATGGACCGCTTCCCGCTGGTGATTACCCTGGGCGGTGGCCTGCTGGGCTGGATTGGTGGCTCCATGCTGGTGAGCGATAAAGGCCTGACCAACTTTATCGGTACGCTTCCGGGCTGGTCGCATCAGGTGGCAGGCGCTGTTGGCGCGGCACTGGTGGTGATTACCGGTACCGTACTGGCCAAGCGCAAGGCGGCGACGGTGAGTGCCGAGTAG
- a CDS encoding Lrp/AsnC family transcriptional regulator, translating to MEENTYSLSAQDRKILRELQQNARLSNAELAERVGMSASACWNHTRQLEKEGYIQGYVALIDQKRMGLRDTVLIEVTLNAHEEDTLARFGAELAALPEVLEAHLVSGEYDYLIKVAVDGTAGYERFLREKLYKLSGIRHSRSHFTLRCMKSVPSVQV from the coding sequence ATGGAAGAAAATACCTACAGCTTGAGTGCGCAAGACAGAAAGATTCTGCGTGAGCTGCAGCAGAATGCCAGGCTATCCAACGCCGAGTTGGCCGAGCGGGTGGGCATGTCGGCCAGTGCCTGCTGGAACCATACCCGCCAGCTGGAAAAAGAAGGCTATATCCAGGGCTATGTGGCGCTGATAGACCAGAAGCGCATGGGTTTGCGCGATACGGTGCTGATCGAGGTGACGCTGAACGCGCACGAGGAGGACACGCTGGCGCGTTTTGGTGCCGAGCTGGCGGCGCTGCCCGAGGTGCTGGAGGCGCACCTGGTGTCCGGGGAGTACGATTACCTGATCAAGGTGGCGGTAGACGGCACGGCAGGCTACGAGCGTTTCCTGCGCGAAAAGTTGTACAAGCTTTCCGGCATTCGCCATAGCCGTTCGCACTTCACGTTGCGCTGCATGAAGTCGGTGCCGTCGGTGCAGGTGTAA
- a CDS encoding 23S rRNA (adenine(2030)-N(6))-methyltransferase RlmJ yields MLSYRHAFHAGNHADVLKHLIQVQIIDYLGQKAKPFWYIDTHAGAGAYSLTEGYATKTAEYVDGVARLWQRDDAPAAVKRYLEVVAAINTDADGALRYYPGSPWFAAQTMAGSEKLRLFELHPSDHQLLQDCFADAGRRVRVERANGFEAIKSLLPPPPRRALTLIDPPYEDKADYQHVVKAMREALKRFATGTYAIWYPLLQRAEIKEMVKDLKGLPCHSWLDATLTVRTPSKDGFGMHGSGMFIINPPWTLHATLQETLPWLSKTLAVDDGAWHSLEYREN; encoded by the coding sequence ATGCTGAGCTACCGCCATGCCTTTCACGCCGGCAACCACGCCGACGTGCTCAAACACCTGATTCAGGTGCAGATCATTGATTACCTCGGCCAGAAGGCCAAACCGTTCTGGTATATCGACACCCACGCCGGCGCAGGGGCTTACAGCCTGACCGAAGGCTACGCCACCAAAACCGCCGAGTATGTAGACGGTGTGGCCCGCCTGTGGCAGCGCGATGACGCCCCGGCAGCGGTCAAGCGCTACCTGGAAGTGGTTGCTGCCATCAATACCGACGCCGACGGCGCGCTGCGCTACTACCCCGGCTCGCCGTGGTTTGCCGCCCAAACCATGGCCGGCAGCGAAAAGCTGCGCCTGTTCGAGCTGCACCCCAGCGACCACCAGCTGCTGCAAGACTGCTTTGCCGACGCCGGCCGCCGCGTGCGCGTCGAGCGTGCCAACGGCTTTGAAGCCATCAAGTCGCTGCTGCCGCCACCGCCGCGCCGCGCCCTCACGCTGATCGACCCGCCCTACGAAGACAAAGCCGACTACCAGCACGTGGTAAAAGCCATGAGAGAGGCGCTGAAACGCTTTGCTACCGGCACCTACGCCATCTGGTACCCGCTGCTGCAACGCGCCGAAATCAAGGAAATGGTGAAAGACCTGAAAGGCCTGCCCTGCCACAGCTGGCTGGACGCTACGCTGACAGTTCGCACGCCATCCAAAGACGGCTTCGGCATGCACGGCAGCGGCATGTTCATCATCAACCCGCCGTGGACCCTGCACGCCACGCTGCAGGAAACCCTGCCGTGGCTGAGCAAAACGCTGGCGGTAGACGACGGCGCCTGGCATAGCCTGGAATACCGCGAAAACTGA
- a CDS encoding ATP-binding protein: protein MEIQSNRPMESGNYRPISLRRLRMSANAPRSLLLLAWVFSTIACVALGLGAVIFQWSGMPMNFGGVSFYVSAYPPLTICLLWTLLFGLAWGAIPAFLSTFILSVYAGMPPGWAALFALANPLGLTVFTIAYRAMAIPLNLRSLDSLLFYGLLAFFSSVFSASGAFIWIHTNHMASGDAFGLWQGWWLGNLLQMLFITAPVLAVVADPVCNWRNRALFQLANSPRTSLRWMLLAAGMVVIGVYMYIALSFWLSHEAVSASTSLNTVAGWQQAAELITASSSSVYMVLSIMFLAMASLGYRFVRAWVGELQQAVRHAEEANRAKSGFLARMSHEIRTPMNAIIGLSNLALQHSSSPRERDYLQKIHHAGNSLLVIINDILDFSRSEIGTLQLEQRAFKLESFIGSLTDQLRPQLDSKQLELIIDIAPDVPRVLSGDTVRLGQILLNLLNNAVKFTDSGEVCLHISRHSQQATEDGVITLSFAVSDTGIGIDEAHLTRLFQPFTQADESITRRYGGTGLGLAICQQLVAAMGGKIEAASSPGNGSCFNFAITLPFEAGTQVTPLAAKSTALLIHRHEGIRENTSDILQSLGLTVISASGIGTARALLYQHGDITPGLLVAELPENASAAEHLANLRRLVPGREPDILLIAARYSGSVADDDSPVPLLVKPLSPEQLRQAILHEQQPQPGQDSQTASNGGCLQGKQILLAEDNVINRQIACELLEEAGASVSCAENGQQAVEMALHGLFDAVLMDVHMPVMDGMEASRQIRAQGLTTLPIIAVTAHAFDAARQEALEAGMDEHLSKPYTPEQLYRLLCRFVSPQNQEAASSPPGSHALPGIQAGPLPMSLNPEQFQSLLRKFRQHHAEDAGKLRQAWQHGDTETIQLIAHNLKSVGHYINAPHMQQLAKELDAQAKAGSPPAKLVEELASAIDAIQAGLKAHFNTTEHASREHK, encoded by the coding sequence GTGGAAATACAAAGCAATCGCCCCATGGAAAGTGGCAACTACCGGCCCATTTCCCTACGCCGCTTGCGCATGAGCGCCAACGCGCCGCGAAGCCTGCTACTGTTGGCCTGGGTCTTTTCCACCATCGCTTGCGTTGCCCTGGGTCTGGGTGCTGTCATTTTTCAGTGGTCCGGCATGCCGATGAACTTTGGCGGTGTGTCATTTTATGTTTCCGCCTACCCTCCACTCACCATCTGCTTGTTGTGGACACTGCTGTTCGGTTTGGCCTGGGGGGCGATCCCCGCCTTTCTGTCTACATTCATCTTGTCGGTATACGCCGGCATGCCCCCGGGCTGGGCCGCGCTGTTTGCCCTGGCCAATCCGCTAGGCCTGACCGTCTTCACCATCGCCTACCGCGCCATGGCGATTCCGCTCAACCTGCGCAGCCTGGATTCCTTGCTGTTTTATGGTTTGCTGGCGTTTTTCAGCAGCGTGTTCAGCGCCAGTGGCGCATTTATCTGGATACACACCAACCACATGGCCTCGGGCGATGCCTTCGGCCTGTGGCAGGGCTGGTGGCTGGGCAATCTGTTGCAGATGCTGTTCATTACCGCCCCCGTGCTGGCCGTCGTCGCCGACCCGGTATGCAACTGGCGCAACCGCGCCCTGTTCCAGCTGGCCAACAGCCCACGCACCAGCCTGCGCTGGATGCTGCTGGCAGCCGGCATGGTCGTCATTGGCGTGTATATGTACATCGCCCTGTCTTTCTGGCTAAGCCACGAAGCCGTCAGCGCCAGCACCAGCCTGAACACGGTAGCGGGCTGGCAACAGGCTGCGGAGCTGATCACCGCCTCTTCCTCATCGGTCTACATGGTGCTGTCCATCATGTTCCTGGCCATGGCGTCGCTGGGCTACCGCTTCGTGCGGGCCTGGGTGGGCGAGCTGCAACAAGCCGTGCGCCACGCCGAAGAAGCGAACCGTGCCAAATCCGGCTTTCTGGCACGCATGAGCCACGAAATCCGCACGCCAATGAATGCCATCATCGGCCTATCCAACCTGGCACTGCAGCACAGCAGCAGCCCGCGCGAACGCGACTATCTGCAAAAGATCCACCATGCCGGCAACTCGCTGCTGGTGATCATCAACGACATCCTGGACTTCTCGCGCTCGGAAATCGGCACCCTGCAGCTGGAACAGCGCGCGTTCAAACTGGAAAGCTTCATCGGCTCGCTCACCGACCAGCTGCGACCACAACTGGATAGCAAGCAGCTGGAGCTGATTATCGACATTGCGCCGGATGTACCACGCGTACTCAGCGGCGACACCGTACGCCTCGGCCAGATCCTGCTGAACCTGTTGAACAACGCGGTGAAATTTACCGACAGCGGCGAGGTGTGCCTGCACATCAGCCGGCATAGCCAGCAAGCCACGGAAGATGGCGTCATCACGCTGAGTTTTGCCGTCAGCGACACCGGCATCGGTATTGATGAAGCCCACCTGACACGGTTATTCCAGCCGTTTACCCAGGCAGACGAGTCCATCACCCGGCGTTACGGCGGCACCGGCCTGGGGCTGGCCATTTGCCAGCAACTGGTGGCCGCCATGGGTGGCAAGATCGAGGCCGCCAGCAGCCCGGGCAACGGTAGCTGCTTCAACTTTGCCATTACCCTGCCTTTTGAAGCCGGTACCCAGGTGACACCACTGGCAGCAAAAAGCACCGCGCTGCTGATTCACCGCCACGAGGGCATTCGGGAAAACACCAGCGACATCCTGCAAAGCCTGGGGCTGACTGTAATCAGCGCCAGCGGCATCGGCACCGCCCGCGCCCTGCTCTATCAGCACGGCGACATCACCCCAGGGCTCTTGGTAGCCGAGCTACCGGAAAATGCTAGCGCCGCCGAACACCTGGCCAACTTGCGCCGCCTGGTACCCGGCCGCGAGCCGGATATCCTGCTGATTGCCGCGCGCTACAGCGGCAGCGTGGCTGACGACGACAGCCCGGTGCCGCTACTGGTCAAGCCGCTGAGCCCGGAGCAATTACGGCAAGCCATTCTGCACGAACAACAACCCCAGCCCGGACAGGACAGCCAGACCGCCAGCAATGGCGGCTGCCTGCAGGGCAAGCAGATCCTGCTGGCCGAAGACAATGTGATCAACCGCCAGATAGCCTGCGAGCTGCTGGAAGAAGCCGGCGCCAGTGTCAGCTGCGCCGAGAACGGCCAACAAGCGGTAGAAATGGCACTGCACGGTCTGTTTGATGCGGTCTTGATGGATGTGCACATGCCAGTGATGGATGGCATGGAAGCCTCGCGCCAGATTCGGGCACAGGGGCTGACCACTCTGCCCATCATTGCCGTCACCGCCCACGCCTTTGATGCTGCCCGCCAGGAAGCACTGGAAGCCGGCATGGACGAGCACCTGAGCAAGCCCTACACCCCCGAGCAGCTATACCGCCTGCTATGCCGCTTTGTCAGCCCGCAAAACCAGGAAGCAGCCAGCAGCCCACCCGGCAGCCATGCCTTGCCTGGCATCCAGGCAGGCCCGTTGCCCATGTCGCTTAACCCCGAGCAGTTCCAGTCGCTGCTGCGCAAGTTCCGCCAGCACCACGCCGAAGACGCCGGCAAACTGCGCCAGGCCTGGCAACACGGCGATACCGAAACCATCCAGCTGATTGCGCACAACCTGAAATCGGTGGGGCACTACATCAATGCACCGCACATGCAGCAGCTGGCCAAAGAGCTGGACGCCCAGGCCAAAGCAGGCAGCCCGCCCGCCAAGCTGGTGGAAGAGCTGGCTAGCGCCATCGATGCCATCCAGGCCGGGCTGAAAGCACACTTCAACACCACCGAGCACGCCTCGAGAGAACACAAATGA